The nucleotide window CTGACGCCAAACGGTTTCCGTTTGCGGCTCAACACCGGCGTTCGCGTCCAGCACGCAGACCGCGCCGTCCAGAACAGCCAGGGAGCGCTCGACTTCGATGGTGAAGTCAACGTGTCCGGGCGTATCAATTATGTTGAAACGGAACTTGGCTTCGTCTGGCGTGTCGCCATAGATACCAGTCGGCGTCTTGCCGTCTTCGGTGCGGAACCAGAACGTCGTGGTCGCAGCGGACGTGATCGTGATGCCACGCTCCTGCTCCTGCTCCATCCAGTCCATCGTGGCGCCGCCGTCGTGGACCTCACCGATCTTGTAGTTGACCCCGGTGTAGAACAGGATCCGCTCGGTGGTCGTCGTCTTGCCGGCGTCGATGTGGGCCATGATCCCGATGTTGCGGGTCTTGCCCAGGGGGTGGGTTCGCTTGGCCATGGGGTAGGTCGTTTCCCTCGTCGGTGTGCGTGGGGGTCAGCGTCCGCTGGCGCGGGGGGTGGCGGCTACCAGCGGTAGTGGGCGAAGGCCTTGTTGGCCTCGGCCATCTTGTGGGTGTCCTCGCGGCGCTTGACCGCGGCACCGATGTTGTTGGAGGCGTCGAGCAGCTCGTTCGCGAGGCGCTCGGCCATGCTCTTCTCGCGCCGCTGGCGGGCGAAGGAGACGAGCCACCGGAGCGCCAGGGTGGTGCCGCGCCCGGCCTTGACCTCGATCGGCACCTGGTAGGTCGCACCGCCGACGCGGCGGGACTTGACCTCGAGCGCCGGCTGGACGTTCTCCATGGCGCGCTTGAAGACCTGCACGGGGTCGGCGCCGGTGCGCTCGCGGATCGTCTCGAACGCGTCGTAGACGATCTTCTCCGCGATGGAGCGCTTGCCGTCGCTCATGACGCGGTTGATCAGCTGGGTGACCTGGGCGTCGTTGTACTTCGGGTCGAAGACGAGCTTCCGCTTCGGAGCGGGTCCCTTGCGAGGCATGTCCTAGCCCTCCCTCTTCGCGCCGTACTTCGAGCGGGCCTGCTTGCGGTCGCGCACGCCGCTCGCGTCGAGGGCCGCGCGGACGACCTTGTAGCGGACACCGGGGAGGTCCTTCACACGGCCACCGCGGACCAGCACGATCGAGTGCTCCTGCAGGTTGTGGCCCTCGCCGGGGATGTAGGCGGTGACCTCGATGCCCGAGCTCAAGCGGACGCGGCAGACCTTCCGGAGCGCCGAGTTCGGCTTCTTCGGGGTCGTCGTGTACACGCGGGTGCAGACCCCGCGGCGCTGGGGGGAGCCCTTCAGCGCAGGGGTCTTGGCCTTGTCCGTCTTCGCCTGCCGGCCCTTCCGGACCAGCTGCTGGATGGTTGGCATGTGCGTCCTCTTGTGCTCGGCGCGGTGGCGTCGTGTGTCGTGACGGGCCCGACGCACGGGGTCGGGCGTTTCGTTGATGATCCGGAGGGGTGAGGCGCAGCGGCCGGCGGGGCCGGCGCGGTCTCGGAGGTCAGCCTGCAGCGGGGGGTGAGACCGGCTGCACCGGTGTGCGGGTGACACCGGTTGCGGCTTCGGGGGAAGTGGTGGGTGCTCAGTTCGGACGGCGGTCCTGCCGTCCCCGGCAGTCACACACGAATGCGCCCGGTCCACGGGCGCGGACCCAAGAGAGTAGGCGGGCCCCCCGGGGGTGTCAACCGGAGCCCCGCCCCCGATGGGCCTCGCGGTGCGCCCCTGGGTGATCCACCCCGTCCGGGTGGACGAGGGACGGCCGGGCCCCGTGTGGAGCCCGGCCGTGGAGGGGTGGTGCGGCTAGCTGGCCGCGGTGTCGTTGTACCCGTGCGCGTGGCCGTGGGCGGCGTCGTGGCGGACCGCCGCGTGCAGCGGCTGGCCCTGGGCGAACCCGCCCTCCTCCGGCGCCGGGCGCTCGGGGATGCCATCGAGGCTCGTCGCGTACTGCAGCGTCACGCTCGCGATGGCGTCGACCATGTCGTCGACGACCTCGAGGCTGGGGTTCTCGATCGTGTCGCAGACCGCGTGGTAGCAGGGGTCGTAGGCGACGCCGGCCTGGCCGCCGAACAGCTCGGCCTCCTCCTCGGTCTTGACGCCCTCGGCGCCGGTGAACAGCCCGCCGGCGGGGATGCCGACGTTGATGAACGCCTGGTAGTCCGAGCGGCCGCTGAACTCCGTCGGGGCGCTCGCCAGGTCACGGCTGTCGAAGAAGTCCTCGAAGGACTCCTCGATGGCGTCCGAGCCGGGGGGTCCCTCGAGCTCGAAGGCGTCGCCGTCGCCGTCGTAGATGAAGCGGACGTAGTTGGGCGAGCCGACCATGTCGAAGTTCAGGTACAGCTTGATCGCCTCGTACTCGGCGTCGCTGATCCCCTCGAGGTCGGCGCCGTCGCCGAACACGTAGGCGTTGGACCCGACCAGGCCGTTCTCCTCGGCCCCCCACCACGCGAAGCGCACGGTGTTGGTGGGCTCGATGCCGGCGTCGGCCATGGCGAGGGCCACGTCGAGGATCGCCGCGGACCCGCTGCCGTTGTCGTTGATGCCCGGGCCCTCGGCGACGCTGTCGAGGTGCGCGCCGACCATCACGACGTCGTCGGGGTCGCCCGTGGGGGTGTCCGCGATGACGTTGGCGCTGGTCTCGGGGGTGATGGTCGTGTCGGTGACGATCCGGACCTCGAGGGCCGGGTCGTCGGCGAGCAGGAGGCCGGTGGCGGTGTCGAGGCCGACGACGGGGAGGTCCTCGTCGACCGGGCCACCGAGCGTGCCGGCGACCACGACGCTGTTCTCCTCGTCGTGGCCCTGGTTGAAGATGAGGACCGCAGACGCACCGGCCTCGGCGGCGTTCAGCGCCTTCACGGCGAAGTTGCAGCCGCCGCGCTGGATCAGCGCGATCGCGCCCTCGGTGAAGCCGTCGAAGTCCTCGGGCTCACAGCCCGAGTCCGAGTCGCCGTCGTTGGCCTCCCCGGTGCCGGGGTTGCCCGGGCCCAGGTCGGCGTCGACCAGCTCGGTGGTGCCGGTGACGTCCCCGGCGCCGGAGTACTCCATGACCAGCGCCTGCTCCTCGGTGAGCTGGACGCCGTCGACGGTCACCTCGGTGGGGCTCACCTCGGTGAACAGGTCGAAGTCGAAGGTCTGCACCTCGGGGGTGTACCCGGCGGCGGTCAGCTGCTCGACGACGTAGTCGACCGAGGCGTCGTAGCCGGGGGTGCCCGACGCGCGGTTGCCGCCGTTGGCGTCGGCGATCGCCTGGAACGCCTGCAGGTGGGTGTTCACCGAGCTGGCGCCGACGAGGTCGACCAGGCGGTCGGCGTCGGTGCACGGGTCGGCGGGGGTGACCAGCTGGCGCGCCTCGGCGAGGACCTCGTCGGACACCGCGGCGGTGCCGCCGGCCACGTGCAGGGCCAGCAGGCCGCAGCTGGCGGCGTCGGTCAGGTAGGCCTCGGCGGCGAAGCCGACCGAGTCGGCCTCGGTCAGCAGGATCGGGGCGGGCCCCAGGCGGTCGGCGCCGGCGTGGGCGGCGAGCGCCAGCGCGTCGGCGAAGTCGCTGAACGTGGCGAGGTTGACGTGGCTCGAGACGAAGCCGAGCTCGGAGACGGCGAACTGCGCGAACCCGGTGGCGATCTCGGTGCGGTTGTCGGTGCCGACGCGGCGCACGGACGCGCCGAGCGTGACGAGCTCCCCGACGACGGAGTTGGCGACCACGTCGGGTCCGCCGGCCACGATCACGTCGGTGATGCCGAGCGCGTCGATCGCCGCGGCGGTCTCGGGCGCGAGCGCGTCGGGGGCGGTCAGCAGCAGCGGGTAGCCGGCGGCGTAGCTCACCGGACCGGCGGCCAGCGCGCCGGGCGCCTCGGCGCTGCTCGCGACGATCGCGGTGGTCGTCCCGTCGTCGAGGGCGCCGTCGCCGTCCGCGTCGCCGAGCGCCGCGACCTGGGCGGCGGTGTCGGTGCGGCTGACGCCGGCGACGCGGGTCACCTCGGCGTACGTGGCGAGCTCGGTGGCGATCTCCTCGCTGACCGCGGCGGTGCCGCCGACGACCACGATGCGCTCGGGGGCCAGCTGCTCGAGGGCCGCCCGGGTCGGGTCGGTCAGGTCGTCGGTGGCGGCGAGCAGGACCGGGGAGGTCGTCAGCCCGGCCGCGTAGCTCGCGGAGAGGGCGTCCGGGAAGCGGTCGCCGGTGGCGACGACGACCGTGCCCGGCTCGAAGTCCGCACCGAGGGGCGTGTCGTCGGTGGCGATCAGCGCGGCCGTCTCGTAGCGGGTCTCGCCGGCGTAGCGGACCGCGGGCACCTGGTCGCCGGAGTCGACGACCTCGATGTCGGCGCCTGCAGGCCCCACGGGCAGCAGGGCCACCAGGGCCAGGGCCACCAGCGCGGCGAGCGCGGTGAGCGCACCGCGGGATGCGCCGCGGTGGGGTTCGGCGGTGTGCATGGACGTCTTCCTCCGTTGGTGCGGGTGGCACAGGTGGTGCGCCGGCGCCGCTGCGGGCACGGCCGGGCGGCGCCGGCCGGTGTCGTCCCCCGTCGGGACCGGCTCACCCTAGACAGCGGGTGACCGTGCGTTCAACAGGCGTGCACCGTGCGCACGCCCTGCGGACGGCTGCGGGGTGGCTGCGCGGTGGCCGACGGCCCCTCGACGGCTGGCACCGGCGGCGTTACGGTCCGGCCGGCCAGGGGTACGTGAGCTGCCGAGGGGCAGAGGGATCACGGGCACAGCTTGGAGGGCACACCCATGAAGGTTCCGTTGACCATCAACGACTTCCTCGACCGCGCGGTCGCGGTCTACCCGGACCGGCTGGCGATCGTCGACGAGCCGGACCAGCCCGCGCCGGCCGTGCCGGACCTCACCTACCGCGAGCTGGGCGAGCGCCGCCGCGCGATGGGCGCGGCGCTCGACCGCCGGGGCGTCGAGCAGGGGGCGCGTGTGGCGATGGTGTCGCACAACTCCTCGCGCCTGCTGCAGGCCTTCTTCGGGGTGAGCGGCAACGGCCGGGTGTTCGTCCCGATCAACTTCCGCCTGCAGCGCGAGGAGGTGGAGTACATCGTCTCCCACTCCGGCGCCGACGTGCTGCTCGTCGACCCGGAGCTGACGGAGAAGCTGGACGGGATCAAGGCCCGCCACGTCTTCACCCTGGGGGAGGAGTCCGACGAGGCGCTGTACGACCACGGCGGCGAGCCCGAGCCGTGGACGCCGGACGAGGACGCGACCGCCTCGATCAACTACACGTCGGGGACCACCGCCCGCCCGAAGGGGGTCGAGCAGACCCACCGGGCCCGTTGGACCAACGCGGTCACCTTCGGCTGGCACGCCGGGGTGAGCGACCGCGACGTGTACCTCCACACCCTCCCCATGTTCCACTGCGACGGCTGGGGGATGCTCTACACCGTCACCGGGATGGGGGTCCCCCACATCGTGATCCGCAAGATCGACGGGATGGAGATCCTCCGCCGCGTCGACCGGCACGGGGTCACGCTGATGTGCGCCGCGCCGGCGGTGGTGAACGCGGTGCTCGAGGCCGCCCCGCTGTGGGAGGGTCCGGTGCCCGGCCGCGACCGGGTCAGGGTGATCGTGGCGGGGGCGCCACCGCCCACGCGGACGATCGAGCGGGTCGAGACCGAGCTCGGGTGGGAGTTCATCCAGATCTACGGGCTGACCGAGACCGCTCCCCTGTTGACGATCAACCGGACCCGCCAGGAGTGGGACGACCTGTCGAGCCACGACCGCGCCGCCAACCTGAGCCGC belongs to Euzebya sp. and includes:
- a CDS encoding GTP-binding protein translates to MAKRTHPLGKTRNIGIMAHIDAGKTTTTERILFYTGVNYKIGEVHDGGATMDWMEQEQERGITITSAATTTFWFRTEDGKTPTGIYGDTPDEAKFRFNIIDTPGHVDFTIEVERSLAVLDGAVCVLDANAGVEPQTETVWRQ
- the rpsG gene encoding 30S ribosomal protein S7, whose protein sequence is MPRKGPAPKRKLVFDPKYNDAQVTQLINRVMSDGKRSIAEKIVYDAFETIRERTGADPVQVFKRAMENVQPALEVKSRRVGGATYQVPIEVKAGRGTTLALRWLVSFARQRREKSMAERLANELLDASNNIGAAVKRREDTHKMAEANKAFAHYRW
- the rpsL gene encoding 30S ribosomal protein S12 — protein: MPTIQQLVRKGRQAKTDKAKTPALKGSPQRRGVCTRVYTTTPKKPNSALRKVCRVRLSSGIEVTAYIPGEGHNLQEHSIVLVRGGRVKDLPGVRYKVVRAALDASGVRDRKQARSKYGAKREG
- a CDS encoding M20/M25/M40 family metallo-hydrolase → MHTAEPHRGASRGALTALAALVALALVALLPVGPAGADIEVVDSGDQVPAVRYAGETRYETAALIATDDTPLGADFEPGTVVVATGDRFPDALSASYAAGLTTSPVLLAATDDLTDPTRAALEQLAPERIVVVGGTAAVSEEIATELATYAEVTRVAGVSRTDTAAQVAALGDADGDGALDDGTTTAIVASSAEAPGALAAGPVSYAAGYPLLLTAPDALAPETAAAIDALGITDVIVAGGPDVVANSVVGELVTLGASVRRVGTDNRTEIATGFAQFAVSELGFVSSHVNLATFSDFADALALAAHAGADRLGPAPILLTEADSVGFAAEAYLTDAASCGLLALHVAGGTAAVSDEVLAEARQLVTPADPCTDADRLVDLVGASSVNTHLQAFQAIADANGGNRASGTPGYDASVDYVVEQLTAAGYTPEVQTFDFDLFTEVSPTEVTVDGVQLTEEQALVMEYSGAGDVTGTTELVDADLGPGNPGTGEANDGDSDSGCEPEDFDGFTEGAIALIQRGGCNFAVKALNAAEAGASAVLIFNQGHDEENSVVVAGTLGGPVDEDLPVVGLDTATGLLLADDPALEVRIVTDTTITPETSANVIADTPTGDPDDVVMVGAHLDSVAEGPGINDNGSGSAAILDVALAMADAGIEPTNTVRFAWWGAEENGLVGSNAYVFGDGADLEGISDAEYEAIKLYLNFDMVGSPNYVRFIYDGDGDAFELEGPPGSDAIEESFEDFFDSRDLASAPTEFSGRSDYQAFINVGIPAGGLFTGAEGVKTEEEAELFGGQAGVAYDPCYHAVCDTIENPSLEVVDDMVDAIASVTLQYATSLDGIPERPAPEEGGFAQGQPLHAAVRHDAAHGHAHGYNDTAAS
- a CDS encoding AMP-binding protein, with the translated sequence MKVPLTINDFLDRAVAVYPDRLAIVDEPDQPAPAVPDLTYRELGERRRAMGAALDRRGVEQGARVAMVSHNSSRLLQAFFGVSGNGRVFVPINFRLQREEVEYIVSHSGADVLLVDPELTEKLDGIKARHVFTLGEESDEALYDHGGEPEPWTPDEDATASINYTSGTTARPKGVEQTHRARWTNAVTFGWHAGVSDRDVYLHTLPMFHCDGWGMLYTVTGMGVPHIVIRKIDGMEILRRVDRHGVTLMCAAPAVVNAVLEAAPLWEGPVPGRDRVRVIVAGAPPPTRTIERVETELGWEFIQIYGLTETAPLLTINRTRQEWDDLSSHDRAANLSRAGVPAIGISLGLTDDDEVIARGNHCLKSYWENPEASDEALRAEDDGLSWFHTGDGGRFDDEGYLSITDRKKDVIISGGENVSSIEVEDVIFSHPAVAEVAVIGIPDEKWGELVTALVVVAEGESVTEEEIIAHCKEHLAGYKCPKKVEVRDELSRTATGKLQKFKLREPYWEGRDRQVN